A stretch of Fusarium fujikuroi IMI 58289 draft genome, chromosome FFUJ_chr10 DNA encodes these proteins:
- a CDS encoding related to Transaldolase B, whose protein sequence is MAPPTENSFLQEIEKKTLTLRVVNVDVDTLNTEFIRSLPMMPNDQTCNPAWLSLALQDPSNAELIRTTALGLQDQGFLAILSRLAVHLCKRNIDLIKGRVLVQTSPSAAHNFQETLDHARIYVSEFEKAGIPKNRYCIKIMATGPGLNAAKILQDEGISTLGTGVFSVVQAVACSQASCLYISPYYNEIRTHLDPSLWPDVQDPALEHPFSHRIAQMVQAYKTLFAATGKEQPLIKNAGFRSYKEVLASSELGCHSATISQDLLEELKTSTPGKITLPVSPKVASLECPYADDVPIPPPRLGELLTRHLGEQGGWFANDLTVDLLADGGKVLDQALEKDSEAARMVKEALDMFIFCEEETKKLIKGTALVASL, encoded by the exons ATGGCGCCTCCAACTGAGAATAGCTTCTTGCAAGAGATTGAGAAAAAGA CATTAACACTGCGTGTTGtcaatgttgatgttgatacGCTTAACACTGAGTTCATACGATCACTCCCAATGATGCCAAATGATCAAACTTGCAATCCTGCATGGTTGTCTCTAGCTCTGCAGGATCCATCTAACGCAGAGTTGATCAGGACTACAGCCCTTGGACTTCAAGACCAGGGCTTTCTTGCTATACTCTCGCGACTT GCTGTGCACCTCTGCAAAAGAAACATCGATCTGATTAAAGGTCGTGTCTTGGTCCAGACCAGCCCTTCAGCTGCACACAACTTCCAAGAGACCTTGGATCATGCTCGCATCTACGTATCTGAGTTTGAAAAGGCTGGGATCCCGAAGAATAGATATTGtatcaagatcatggctACAGGTCCTGGGCTGAACGCAGCCAAgattcttcaagatgaaggaattTCGACCCTGGGAACAGGCGTGTTCAGCGTGGTCCAGGCAGTGGCATGCAGTCAGGCGAGTTGCTTGTATATCAGCCCATATTACAATG AGATACGAACTCACCTAGATCCATCTCTGTGGCCTGATGTCCAGGACCCAGCATTGGAGCATCCATtttcgcatcgcatcgcccAGATGGTCCAAGCATACAAGACTTTATTTGCTGCCACAGGCAAAGAACAGCCATTGATTAAGAATGCGGG CTTTCGCTCCTACAAGGAAGTTCTCGCCTCGTCTGAACTCGGGTGCCATTCTGCAACCATCTCCCAGGATCTATTGGAAGAGCTCAAGACTTCGACACCTGGAAAGATTACCTTGCCCGTTTCTCCCAAAGTAGCCAGCCTAGAATGCCCGTATGCTGACGATGTACCTATCCCACCGCCTAGGCTGGGTGAGCTACTTACCCGCCATCTGGGTGAACAGGGAGGATGGTTTGCAAATGACCTGACAGTGGACTTACTGGCTGATGGAGGCAAGGTGTTAGACCAAGCTCTGGAAAAAGACTCGGAAGCCGCTCGTATGGTTAAGGAGGCTTTGGACATGTTTATTTTCTGCGAggaggagaccaagaagcttatCAAAGGGACGGCTTTAGTTGCAAGCCTATAA
- a CDS encoding related to Monoamine oxidase A, with protein MTVLTSSPTTQWTREPVDVAIVGGGFSGLAAAKDLVAAGKLVLVLEARDRVGGKVYDVEVKDGNGQKVEAGAEFVCKNHKRLLTLASELGIKTFPTYIEGNMLMWIPGQGPLLYDPVKTQGLPPLSEEDIAILADITVQFNEMASEIDVHQPWMHPKAKEWDRLTLSSWLDGFTRDGVARGVIDMTNRAVMSAEGEDVSLLSAVINVARTGDAETKGRMEMLTNVKNGSLEERIEGGPQNIAIKLAERLGSDRIRLQAPVRQILQNDDGYLVVGDSFHVQAHKVIIAIPPTLAGRIVYQPPLPAARDQLCQRVPMGSIGKVIAIYKTPFWRDQGLSGEVASLEGVSQSTFDSSPPDGSFGAMMGFLEANEMRRLDDASEEEIFAAVTEDFVRYFGPKAREVQSWVLQRWDNEEFSRGGHTGLFPPNVWTQFGPALTKPVGGIYFAGTEASSYWAGFMEGAIIAGEAAAKQALESLGRS; from the coding sequence ATGACAGTATTAACCTCTTCGCCTACCACGCAGTGGACCCGGGAGCCTGTTGACGTAGCCATCGTCGGCGGCGGCTTCAGTGGCCTTGCGGCTGCCAAAGATCTCGTTGCTGCCGGCAAATTAGTACTTGTCCTTGAAGCCCGAGATCGAGTCGGCGGAAAGGTCTACGACGTGGAGGTGAAAGACGGAAATGGCCAAAAAGTCGAGGCCGGGGCTGAATTCGTCTGCAAGAACCACAAACGGCTTCTTACTCTTGCCAGTGAGCTTGGCATCAAGACGTTTCCGACATACATCGAGGGTAATATGCTCATGTGGATACCTGGTCAGGGCCCTCTACTCTATGATCCTGTCAAGACACAGGGATTGCCACCGCTCTCTGAAGAGGATATAGCGATTCTGGCTGATATCACAGTCCAATTCAATGAGATGGCAAGTGAGATCGACGTGCATCAACCTTGGATGCACCCGAAGGCAAAAGAATGGGACCGTCTCACTCTGTCGTCATGGCTCGATGGCTTTACGCGTGACGGTGTAGCGCGAGGGGTGATTGATATGACAAACAGAGCTGTCATGTCGGCAGAAGGGGAAGACGTTTCACTGTTGAGCGCTGTGATCAATGTTGCCCGAACTGGAGATGCAGAAACTAAGGGCCGAATGGAGATGTTGACCAACGTCAAGAACGGATCACTGGAAGAGAGGATTGAAGGCGGACCACAAAACATCGCTATCAAATTGGCTGAGCGTCTTGGTAGTGACAGAATCCGCCTTCAGGCACCCGTTCGACAGATTCTCCAGAACGATGATGGATACCTCGTCGTCGGCGACTCGTTCCACGTTCAAGCACACAaggtcatcatcgccattccACCCACGCTGGCAGGCCGTATCGTCTACCAACCCCCTCTCCCCGCTGCACGAGACCAGCTCTGCCAGCGCGTCCCAATGGGTTCAATCGGAAAAGTCATCGCAATTTACAAGACCCCATTCTGGCGTGACCAAGGTCTCAGCGGTGAAGTCGCAAGTCTCGAGGGTGTATCCCAGTCAACGTTCGACAGTTCTCCGCCTGATGGGAGCTTCGGTGCAATGATGGGTTTCCTGGAAGCGAACGAGATGCGAAGACTCGATGATgcctctgaggaggagatcttTGCTGCTGTGACGGAGGACTTTGTTAGATACTTTGGTCCCAAGGCGAGGGAGGTTCAGTCGTGGGTTCTTCAGAGATGGGATAATGAGGAGTTTTCTAGAGGTGGTCATACAGGATTGTTCCCGCCGAACGTTTGGACTCAGTTCGGGCCTGCGCTGACGAAGCCGGTTGGTGGGATTTATTTCGCTGGGACTGAGGCGTCGAGCTATTGGGCTGGATTTATGGAGGGCGCTATCATTGCGGGTGAAGCTGCGGCCAAACAGGCTCTAGAGTCTCTAGGACGATCGTAG
- a CDS encoding related to dis1-suppressing protein kinase dsk1: protein MTCRKLFLNKELVIAAHRCSVAASRSSVHDTVCIYTPANSPFNTNSEHPSPLQRIQIMGSKGSRSPSPMQGEHQFDDDVGFDYHELDHGPATSLGTFLKGSKEGVEPLEEYQEGGYHPVHIGDVLGPSDRYRVIHKLGHGGFGTVWLCRDSLKGRYIALKVMVSDLNSDEILDLSLAKLDQSMPDAQYIASPLDFFSIEGPNGTHHCLTLPPLGPCVSPRLWLRLEKDPVTILRKFAYQTTQALAFLHKNQICHGDFRPSNILVKLCNLDHLSEDELFSLLGRPEEVQVQMESGEDLPASSPRYLVPPADISRLGNEFLTEEICVIDFGESFNFSSPPEDLGIPENYLPPEILLECPDAIGPACDLWALGCTLFEIREQLPLFYMIYDKDELLSEMVRFFGKLPEDWWAKWEAREEYFDKDGKWLREEEDWSLEVALSKPIEIFESGEKYKKGPKKSLQTPEAEQKLMADLLYRLFKYDPSERISAEEVLRHEWFRL, encoded by the exons ATGACATGCCGCAAACTCTTTCTCAATAAAGAGTTGGTCATCGCCGCTCATCGCTGCTCAGTTGCTGCTTCGCGCTCTTCGGTTCACGATACCGTTTGCATTTACACTCCCGCCAATAGCCCTTTCAATACCAACTCTGAACATCCCAGCCCATTGCAGCGCATCCAAATCATGGGCTCAAAGGGTTCGCGTAGCCCGTCACCTATGCAAGGCGAACATCaatttgacgatgatgttggaTTCGATTATCATGAACTCGACCATGGCCCGGCAACCTCACTAGGCACTTTCCTCAAGGGCTCAAAGGAGGGCGTGGAACCCTTGGAGGAATATCAGGAAGGCGGCTATCATCCAGTCCACATTGGAGATGTGCTTGGTCCGTCAGATCGATATCGAGTCATTCACAAACTCGGCCATGGAGGCTTCGGCACCGTGTGGCTTTGTCGTGACTCACTGAAGGGTCGTTATATCGCCCTCAAGGTCATGGTCAGTGATCTGAACTCCGATGAGATCCTGGATCTCAGCTTGGCGAAGCTGGATCAGTCGATGCCCGATGCTCAATACATTGCCTCTCCGCTCGACTTTTTCTCCATTGAGGGGCCAAATGGAACCCACCACTGCCTGACACTGCCACCACTTGGGCCTTGTGTGTCACCCCGGTTATGGCTGCGGCTTGAGAAAGACCCTGTTACCATATTGCGGAAATTTGCCTATCAGACCACGCAAGCGTTAGCCTTCTTGCACAAGAATCAGATCTGTCACGGTG ATTTTCGCCCCTCTAATATTTTAGTCAAGTTATGCAACCTGGATCACCTATCTGAGGATGAGCTCTTCTCTTTACTAGGGCGCCCTGAGGAAGTCCAAGTGCAAATGGAGTCAGGAGAAGATCTTCCAGCATCTAGCCCAAGATACCTTGTACCACCAGCGGACATCTCCCGACTCGGAAACGAGTTCCTAACAGAGGAGATTTGTGTCATTGACTTTGGCGAGTCGTTCAACTTCTCATCGCCACCAGAGGACCTCGGTATCCCCGAGAACTATCTCCCACCGGAGATTCTTCTAGAGTGCCCTGATGCGATCGGCCCAGCCTGCGATCTCTGGGCTCTTGGCTGTACACTGTTCGAAATCAGAGAACAGCTCCCACTATTCTACATGATCTACGACAAAGATGAACTACTATCAGAGATGGTCAGGTTTTTTGGTAAGCTTCCGGAGGATTGGTGGGCGAAATGGGAGGCACGGGAGGAATACTTTGACAAAGATGGGAAATGGCTtcgtgaagaagaagactggtCTCTCGAAGTGGCGCTGAGCAAACCAATCGAGATCTTCGAATCGGGCGagaagtataaaaaggggCCTAAGAAGTCGTTACAAACTCCTGAAGCTGAACAGAAGTTGATGGCGGATCTGCTGTATCGGCTGTTCAAGTATGATCCTAGCGAACGGATAAGTGCAGAGGAGGTTCTTAGGCATGAATGGTTTAGACTATAG
- a CDS encoding related to glutathione-S-transferases: protein MSENKITFFDIPSKSPQVCWSMNTWRTRLLLNYKGLDYKTEWLEYPEIKERLSKHVSPNERGAPFTCPAVQMPDGSYIMDSYKIVDVIEEKYPEPSVHLNNPMQDRLRASMIKFMTEMVPIYVPGVAKNIIGEKSIDFFLETRLQDVGMPLYEYGEKNSPGAFDRAEPFAREITALLNENASGPFLLGDVVSYADFIWAGILLFFQCLGEDEYKEVLRITGDGDVHTKFLDGLRPWTEKNT from the exons atgTCCGAAAACAAAATCACATTCTTCGATATCCCCAGCAAATCGCCTCAGGTTTGCTGGTCGATGAATACCTGGAGAA CGAGATTGCTTCTCAATTATAAAGGCCTTGATTACAAAACAGAATGG CTCGAGTATCCTGAGATCAAGGAACGCCTGAGCAAGCA CGTATCCCCAAATGAACGAGGCGCACCCTTCACATGCCCAGCCGTTCAAATGCCAGACGGCTCATACATAATGGACTCTTACAAAATCGTCGACGTCATCGAGGAAAAGTATCCTGAGCCAAGTGTACACCTAAACAACCCAATGCAAGACCGCCTCCGCGCATCAATGATCAAATTCATGACAGAGATGGTGCCAATCTACGTCCCCGGCGTCGCCAAAAACATCATCGGCGAAAAGAGcatcgacttcttcctcgaaACGCGTTTGCAAGACGTAGGAATGCCTCTCTACGAGTACGGAGAAAAGAACTCCCCAGGTGCATTTGACAGAGCGGAGCCGTTTGCACGTGAGATCACAGCCCTGCTCAATGAGAACGCGTCAGGGCCGTTTTTGCTGGGCGATGTGGTGAGCTATGCTGATTTCATCTGGGCGGGTATTCTGCTGTTTTTCCAGTGTCTTGGCGAGGACGAGTACAAGGAGGTGCTGAGAATAACCGGTGATGGGGACGTTCATACTAAATTTCTGGATGGGCTGAGACCTTGGACGGAGAAGAATACCTGA
- a CDS encoding related to hexose transporter protein — translation MGIKEIIGLGVDEKTKKLQDEAPKFEHVTWYKDPGLRVLTFYACVLCVSSMGTGWDGMYMGVVQNFDTWNDFFDKPEGSRLGLLVALYQIGSVASIPLVPVIADRWGRRPCIALGFILMAIGAGLQAGAPDYATYSGGRVLLGFGNSFAQIASPMLLAELCHPQHRARFTTVYNCLWNMGSLLVSWTCFGTHYWGGGNSDWSWRFPAILQGAPGLIQLVILWWIPESPRFLIAKDRQDEALHILSKYHANGNENHPTVQFEYREIRDTIKAEQLANNSSRYTDFFKTKGNRYRLLVLFSLGLFSQWSGNGVVSNYSARLYINAGLDSENERLIITAGKTILDLFVSIGCALLVERLNRRFSFLFATGGMCLTLLFWTLTCGLHEQHQAPGANNAMIFLVWLHGVFYSTCWSGLLIGYAVEILPYSLRAKGLMFLNISVQIALLLNNYLNPLAFKAWQAPAVPEGEKETGYGGNTWRLYLIYTIWVAGEVLFIFFMYVETRGPTLEELAKVIDGDNAAVADVDLEHVEKEVLSKETERVSSLDQEVHEVAPSKV, via the exons ATGGGCATCAAGGAAATCATCGGCCTCGGCGTCGatgagaagacgaagaagcttCAGGACGAAGCTCCCAAGTTCGAGCATGTTACTTGGTACAAGGACCCCGGCCTGAGGGTCTTGACCTTCTATGCATGCGTTCTTTGCGTTTCATCCATGGGAACTGGCTGGGATGG TATGTACATGGGTGTCGTTCAAAACTTTGATACCTGGAACGACTTCTTCGACAAGCCCGAGGGTAGCAGACTCGGTCTTTTGGTCGCTCTCTATCAAATCGGTTCAGTCGCCTCTATCCCTCTTGTCCCTGTCATCGCCGATCGCTGGGGTCGTCGCCCTTGTATCGCTCTCggcttcatcctcatggCTATCGGCGCTGGTCTCCAGGCTGGAGCTCCCGACTACGCTACCTACTCTGGCGGTCGTGTTCTCCTCGGTTTTGGCAACTCGTTTGCTCAGATTGCCTCTCCTATGCTTCTCGCTGAGCTGTGCCATCCTCAGCACCGTGCTCGCTTCACCACTGTTTATAACTGTCTCTGGAACATGGGCTCTCTGCTTGTTTCTTGGACTTGCTTCGGTACTCACTACTGGGGCGGCGGCAACAGTGACTGGTCGTGGCGATTCCCCGCCATCCTCCAGGGTGCTCCCGGTCTCATTCAGCTCGTCATTCTCTGGT GGATCCCCGAGTCCCCTCGAttcctcatcgccaaggaCCGCCAAGACGAAGCCCTTCATATCCTCTCCAAGTACCACGCCAACGGCAACGAGAACCACCCAACTGTCCAGTTCGAGTATCGCGAGATTCGCGAcaccatcaaggctgagcagcTCGCCAATAACAGCTCCCGATATACCGACTTCTTCAAAACCAAGGGTAACCGCTACcgcctcctcgtcctcttctccctcggTCTCTTCTCGCAGTGGTCAGGCAACGGTGTTGTCTCCAACTACTCTGCCCGTCTCTACATCAACGCTGGTCTCGATAGCGAGAACGAacgtctcatcatcaccgctgGAAAGACAATTCTCGATCTGTTTGTGTCTATCGGCTGCGCTCTCCTCGTCGAACGCCTCAACCGTCGCTTCTCCTTCCTCTTCGCCACTGGCGGTATGTGCCtgactctcctcttctggaCCCTTACCTGCGGTCTCCACGAGCAGCATCAAGCTCCTGGCGCCAACAACGCCATGATCTTCCTTGTCTGGCTTCACGGTGTGTTTTACTCAACCTGTTGGTCTGGTCTCTTGATCGGTTATGCTGTCGAGATTCTCCCATACTCCCTCCGTGCCAAGGGTCTGATGTTCCTCAACATTTCGGTTCAAATTGCTCTTCTACTCAACAACTACCTCAACCCTCTTGCTTTCAAGGCGTGGCAAGCCCCCGCCGTCCCCGAGGGCGAGAAGGAAACTGGATACGGTGGCAACACTTGGAGACTCTACCTCATTTACACCATCTGGGTCGCTGGTGAagttctcttcatcttcttcatgtaTGTCGAGACTCGTGGACCTACCCTTGAGGAGTTGGCCAAGGTTATCGATGGTGACAACGCCGCTGTGGCCGATGTCGATCTCGAGCACgttgagaaggaggttcTCAGCAAGGAGACCGAGAGGGTTTCTTCTCTGGATCAAGAGGTCCACGAGGTTGCTCCCAGCAAGGTCTAA